The following are from one region of the Actinoplanes sp. L3-i22 genome:
- a CDS encoding ABC transporter ATP-binding protein — protein MANDILEVTGLTGGYGAIQVLFGIDLTVRRGETVALCGPNGVGKSTLVRMLAGLTRPDTGTVRLRGTDITAVPGAKRVRLGMSTVIGQQAFGSLSVRDNLRVHAYPNGRDDDRVETVVDGALAVFPRLAARADQPASTLSGGERQMLVLAKTLIQRPVVLLIDEFSLGLAPVVVGGLLELVRRLAAAGVATLLIEQSVNVAMAVADRLLFMEHGTIIAEHTPDELRAAPDLARRLVLGGHA, from the coding sequence TTGGCGAATGACATCCTCGAGGTGACCGGCCTGACCGGTGGATACGGCGCGATCCAGGTGCTGTTCGGGATCGACCTGACCGTCCGCCGCGGCGAGACCGTCGCCCTCTGCGGCCCGAACGGCGTCGGCAAGTCCACCCTGGTCCGCATGCTCGCCGGGCTGACCAGGCCGGACACCGGCACGGTCCGGCTGCGCGGCACCGACATCACCGCGGTCCCCGGGGCGAAGCGGGTCCGGCTCGGCATGTCCACGGTCATCGGGCAGCAGGCGTTCGGATCACTTTCGGTCCGGGACAACCTGCGCGTGCACGCGTACCCGAACGGCCGCGACGACGACCGGGTGGAGACCGTGGTGGACGGCGCGCTCGCGGTCTTCCCCCGGCTGGCCGCCCGCGCCGACCAGCCGGCGTCCACCCTCTCCGGCGGCGAACGGCAGATGCTGGTGCTCGCGAAGACCCTGATCCAGCGGCCGGTCGTGCTGCTGATCGACGAGTTCTCGCTGGGGCTCGCCCCGGTCGTGGTCGGCGGGCTGCTCGAACTGGTCCGGCGGCTGGCCGCGGCCGGCGTCGCCACGCTGCTGATCGAGCAGTCGGTGAACGTCGCGATGGCGGTCGCCGACCGGCTGCTCTTCATGGAGCACGGCACGATCATCGCCGAGCACACGCCGGACGAGCTGCGCGCCGCCCCGGACCTGGCCCGCCGCCTGGTGCTCGGAGGGCACGCATGA
- a CDS encoding WxL protein peptidoglycan domain-containing protein produces MRIRASVLALSIIAVLVPATPAAAAGNGEWSVTPTPARNPGPTPRLMFFLDAPAGQTVKESVRVSNLTTRPRSFLVYGADAYNTPHNGGFAFRSRDEPQTGLGTWIVSPVTSVEVPARTSADIPFTITVPANATPGDHVGGIVAMEAEPSATTEAAGAAVRVQRAVAARIYLRVAGTILPGLSVPDLDVDVDAPLLPVGTGGVMTYRVSNIGNVHLVPSATVTVTGLFGHRITAAGSGPSSDMVPGAGGTFTARTSGIWPIDLVTTRVAVRAEGDVYAARAARTVVVSWTALAVLAGLILLIWWRLRRRLRSRVARPRGLVAAG; encoded by the coding sequence ATGCGAATCCGCGCGAGCGTGCTCGCCCTCTCGATCATCGCCGTGCTGGTCCCGGCCACGCCCGCCGCGGCCGCCGGGAACGGCGAGTGGTCGGTCACGCCGACCCCGGCCAGGAATCCGGGACCCACGCCACGGCTGATGTTCTTCCTGGACGCCCCGGCCGGTCAGACGGTCAAGGAGTCGGTCCGGGTCAGCAACCTCACCACCAGGCCCAGGTCGTTCCTGGTCTACGGCGCGGACGCGTACAACACCCCGCACAACGGCGGGTTCGCCTTCCGGTCCCGCGACGAGCCGCAGACCGGCCTCGGCACCTGGATCGTCTCGCCGGTCACCTCGGTCGAGGTGCCCGCGCGGACCAGCGCCGACATCCCGTTCACGATCACCGTGCCGGCCAACGCCACCCCCGGGGACCACGTCGGCGGGATCGTCGCGATGGAGGCCGAGCCGAGCGCGACCACCGAGGCGGCCGGAGCCGCGGTCCGGGTGCAGCGGGCCGTCGCCGCCCGGATCTACCTGCGGGTGGCCGGCACGATCCTGCCCGGGCTCAGCGTGCCGGACCTCGATGTGGACGTCGACGCGCCGCTGCTGCCGGTCGGGACCGGCGGGGTGATGACGTACCGGGTCAGCAACATCGGCAACGTGCACCTGGTGCCGAGCGCCACGGTCACGGTGACCGGGCTGTTCGGGCACCGGATCACGGCGGCCGGCTCCGGACCGTCGAGCGACATGGTGCCCGGGGCGGGCGGCACGTTCACCGCGCGGACCAGCGGGATCTGGCCGATCGACCTGGTCACCACGCGGGTGGCCGTGCGCGCCGAGGGCGACGTCTACGCCGCTCGGGCGGCGCGGACCGTGGTGGTGTCGTGGACTGCTCTGGCCGTACTGGCGGGTCTGATTCTCTTGATCTGGTGGCGGCTGCGCCGCCGTCTCCGCAGCCGGGTCGCCAGGCCGCGGGGGCTGGTGGCTGCCGGATGA
- a CDS encoding WxL domain-containing protein, whose amino-acid sequence MKRIARTALIATVGLGAVLVVQAPASAYGPTANSLGCRIYFSDTGAGSSPSTWADTFTLTQSPAKPAPGAKVTVSLTAAAGTTNGPVPLDAGSVPVIVTVGIAGSQTGTVTLNQPTYPAAATAAYAKLGGFTATGSFTAGAAGDLTLTVKQVKFANTTASTYCSAEGDRDHKAAPADTTIVQAVPVVDSGIAVTGISGQTVTDSARAGNTISWKVSGLAASATLTAQLKDSSGGGTGEGAGTGTTDATGAGTGTLAVPTGATAGKRTLVVTDGTDALSVPITILGTPKITLSPAAGGAGTTTTVKGTDFNPGSSITVRGYQALTGAPPPPATSDAAVSATAGTDGSFAAAYTVNDKATAYLGALSGSLYALSAWSMSADACTAATGTTCNLTFQLSQTVNAGSLSMSRGSGGSTITFSGITLNGSAQTATAALPAINVTDFRGSTLPWSLTAKVTDFTGVPGGTIAGSALTVTPSCGAHAGATNAVTAVAGDAGVSLGGDGATICSGPDGKTALTGGSFDAAGDLSLAVPANVFAGTYAATLTLTLG is encoded by the coding sequence ATGAAACGCATTGCTCGCACGGCTCTGATCGCCACGGTCGGACTGGGGGCCGTCCTGGTCGTCCAGGCGCCGGCCTCCGCGTACGGGCCGACCGCCAACTCCCTGGGCTGCCGGATCTACTTCAGCGACACCGGCGCCGGCTCGTCGCCGAGCACCTGGGCCGACACGTTCACCCTGACCCAGTCGCCGGCCAAGCCGGCACCGGGCGCCAAGGTGACCGTGTCGCTCACCGCGGCCGCGGGGACCACCAACGGCCCGGTCCCGCTCGACGCGGGCTCGGTGCCGGTGATCGTGACCGTCGGGATCGCCGGGTCGCAGACCGGCACGGTCACCCTCAACCAGCCCACCTATCCGGCGGCGGCCACCGCGGCCTACGCCAAGCTCGGCGGGTTCACCGCGACCGGCTCGTTCACCGCCGGCGCCGCGGGCGACCTGACCCTCACCGTCAAGCAGGTCAAGTTCGCCAACACCACGGCGTCCACCTACTGCTCGGCGGAGGGGGACCGGGACCACAAGGCGGCCCCGGCCGACACCACGATCGTCCAGGCGGTGCCGGTCGTGGACTCGGGCATCGCGGTCACCGGGATCTCCGGCCAGACCGTGACCGACTCGGCCCGGGCCGGCAACACGATCAGCTGGAAGGTGTCCGGCCTGGCCGCCTCCGCCACGCTGACGGCGCAGCTGAAGGACAGCAGCGGCGGCGGCACGGGGGAGGGGGCCGGCACCGGGACCACCGACGCCACCGGCGCCGGCACCGGAACCCTGGCCGTGCCGACCGGGGCCACCGCCGGCAAGCGGACCCTGGTCGTCACGGACGGCACCGACGCGCTGTCGGTGCCGATCACGATCCTCGGCACCCCGAAGATCACCCTCTCGCCCGCGGCGGGCGGCGCCGGCACGACGACGACCGTCAAGGGCACCGACTTCAACCCGGGCAGCAGCATCACGGTACGGGGCTACCAGGCCCTGACCGGGGCGCCGCCGCCCCCGGCCACCTCGGACGCGGCGGTCTCCGCCACGGCCGGGACGGACGGGTCGTTCGCCGCGGCGTACACGGTGAACGACAAGGCGACCGCGTACCTCGGCGCCCTGTCCGGCAGCCTCTACGCCCTGTCGGCGTGGAGCATGTCCGCGGACGCCTGCACGGCGGCCACCGGCACCACCTGCAACCTGACGTTCCAGCTCTCGCAGACCGTGAACGCCGGCTCGCTGTCGATGTCCCGTGGCAGCGGCGGCAGCACCATCACGTTCTCCGGGATCACGCTGAACGGCTCGGCGCAGACCGCCACGGCGGCCCTGCCGGCGATCAACGTGACCGACTTCCGCGGCAGCACCCTGCCGTGGAGTCTCACCGCGAAGGTCACCGACTTCACCGGTGTCCCGGGCGGCACCATCGCGGGGAGCGCGCTCACCGTGACGCCGTCCTGCGGTGCCCACGCCGGGGCGACCAACGCGGTCACGGCGGTGGCCGGTGACGCCGGGGTCTCGCTCGGCGGCGACGGCGCGACGATCTGCTCCGGTCCGGACGGCAAGACCGCCCTGACCGGCGGGTCGTTCGACGCGGCCGGGGACCTGTCCCTCGCGGTGCCGGCGAACGTCTTCGCCGGTACGTACGCGGCAACGCTCACCCTCACCCTGGGCTGA
- a CDS encoding MmgE/PrpD family protein: MTAPPLAHLLGEFAASVDPPERVRADVPARVLDVLGNALAAYAEIGKDAAPAALAVMKRWGGVPEATVIGSGERLPAPSAAFVNGVLAHSLDFDDTHLPSVLHPSASVVPAALAAAQAGAPGDLIAAIAAGIEVTNRLGMAGCDPETGANLYFDRGQHATSICGTIGAAVAVSRLYELGPTKIADAIGIAASMGAGVLEANRTGGSVKRTHCGWAAHAGVVAATLAAEGLTGPPTVLEGRFGFFTAHTGRFDPRALDGLGADWELLRTVFKPYPSNHFTHAGIDCALALRAGGLDPRDIAALELGVAEPVLRTIAEPPAEKARPRSGYHAKFSGPYTLAVALTGGGGLGVGLDDFTALTPERLALAARVTVCADPAATAAFPRAFAGVLRVRTKRGAVLEHRVGSSRGGPGHPLSEAEVRAKFTDNAGRALDRPDQLADAVRALRDGGPVSALFPL; encoded by the coding sequence GTGACGGCGCCGCCGCTGGCGCACCTGCTCGGGGAGTTCGCGGCGAGCGTCGATCCGCCGGAACGGGTCCGGGCAGATGTCCCGGCGCGCGTGCTCGATGTGCTCGGGAACGCCCTGGCGGCGTACGCCGAAATCGGGAAGGACGCCGCGCCCGCCGCGCTCGCCGTGATGAAACGCTGGGGTGGCGTCCCCGAAGCGACCGTGATCGGTTCCGGCGAACGTCTCCCCGCGCCCTCCGCCGCGTTTGTCAACGGGGTCCTCGCGCACTCGCTGGACTTCGACGACACGCACCTGCCGTCGGTGCTGCACCCGAGCGCCTCGGTGGTGCCGGCCGCGCTCGCCGCGGCGCAGGCCGGCGCGCCCGGCGACCTGATCGCCGCGATCGCGGCCGGCATCGAGGTCACCAACCGGCTCGGGATGGCCGGCTGTGACCCGGAGACCGGCGCGAACCTGTATTTCGACCGTGGTCAGCACGCCACCTCCATCTGCGGCACGATCGGCGCGGCCGTCGCGGTGTCCCGACTCTACGAACTGGGTCCGACAAAAATCGCGGACGCGATCGGCATCGCCGCCTCGATGGGCGCGGGCGTGCTGGAGGCGAACCGCACCGGCGGCTCGGTGAAACGCACGCACTGCGGCTGGGCCGCGCACGCCGGCGTGGTCGCGGCGACCCTGGCCGCGGAGGGACTGACCGGGCCGCCGACCGTCCTCGAGGGACGGTTCGGGTTCTTCACGGCGCACACCGGCCGCTTCGACCCGCGCGCCCTGGACGGGCTCGGCGCGGACTGGGAGCTGCTGCGGACGGTGTTCAAGCCGTATCCGTCGAACCACTTCACGCACGCCGGGATCGACTGTGCGCTGGCGCTGCGTGCGGGCGGCCTGGATCCACGGGACATCGCGGCGCTCGAGCTGGGCGTGGCCGAGCCGGTGCTGCGGACGATCGCGGAGCCGCCCGCGGAGAAGGCGCGGCCGCGCAGCGGGTACCACGCGAAGTTCTCCGGGCCGTACACCCTGGCCGTGGCCCTGACCGGCGGAGGTGGACTGGGCGTGGGCCTGGACGACTTCACCGCGCTGACCCCGGAGCGCCTGGCACTGGCCGCCAGGGTGACGGTCTGCGCGGACCCGGCCGCGACCGCCGCGTTCCCCCGGGCGTTCGCCGGTGTCCTGAGAGTACGGACGAAGCGCGGCGCGGTCCTGGAGCATCGCGTCGGCAGCTCCCGCGGCGGCCCCGGGCATCCGCTGAGCGAGGCCGAGGTGCGGGCGAAGTTCACCGACAACGCGGGCCGGGCGCTGGACCGGCCGGACCAGCTCGCCGACGCGGTCCGGGCCCTGCGCGACGGTGGCCCGGTTTCCGCGTTGTTTCCGCTCTGA
- a CDS encoding cyclase family protein has product MKVFDLAQPMRRGMPQSPNHPIYQHALVRRHGDVIRAGGGSAANDILVLGTHVGTHVDALAHVSQDGLLHGGVVAADVQSDAGFARLGIDEFPPYVGRGVFLDVAALHGVEILPPGYEVTAGDLAAAAGDLKINPGDAILVGTGWSRRFGDPISFLGTAEGVPGPGPEAARWLVAKGVTVTGAETIAYERIAPAAGHASLPVHRILLVEAGINIVETMLLSGLADAGVKEFQLILAPLRLIGATGSPVRPLAVVP; this is encoded by the coding sequence GTGAAAGTCTTCGATCTCGCCCAGCCCATGCGGCGGGGCATGCCACAGTCCCCGAACCATCCGATCTACCAGCACGCGCTGGTCCGGCGGCACGGCGACGTGATCCGGGCCGGCGGTGGCTCGGCCGCCAACGACATCCTGGTGCTGGGCACGCACGTGGGCACGCACGTCGACGCGCTGGCGCACGTCTCCCAGGACGGGCTGCTGCACGGCGGGGTGGTCGCCGCCGACGTGCAGTCCGACGCCGGGTTCGCCCGACTCGGCATCGACGAGTTCCCGCCGTACGTCGGCCGGGGTGTGTTTCTCGATGTCGCGGCCCTGCACGGGGTCGAGATCCTGCCGCCGGGCTACGAGGTGACGGCGGGCGATCTCGCGGCCGCCGCCGGCGACCTCAAGATCAACCCCGGAGACGCGATCCTGGTGGGCACCGGCTGGTCCCGGCGCTTCGGCGATCCGATTTCCTTCCTCGGTACGGCGGAAGGAGTCCCCGGCCCCGGCCCGGAAGCCGCCCGCTGGCTGGTGGCCAAGGGCGTGACGGTCACCGGGGCGGAGACCATCGCCTACGAGCGGATCGCGCCGGCGGCCGGCCACGCGAGCCTGCCCGTGCACCGGATCCTGCTGGTCGAGGCCGGGATCAACATCGTCGAGACGATGCTGCTCAGCGGGCTTGCCGACGCCGGGGTCAAGGAGTTCCAGCTGATCCTGGCGCCGCTGCGGCTCATCGGTGCGACCGGTTCGCCGGTGCGGCCGCTGGCGGTGGTGCCGTGA
- a CDS encoding CaiB/BaiF CoA-transferase family protein, which translates to MTALTDLTVVDASTLFAGPLAATILGDYGADVLKIEHPAKGDPARGHGPAKDGVPLWWTMLGRNKRTITLNLGDARGAAIARKLLADADVLIENFRPGTLERWGLGPATLHAINPRLVIARVTTYGQFGPYASRPGFGTLAEAMSGFAAITGEPDGPPTLPPFGLADGISALTCAQAIMTALYHRDVHGQPGQVIDLAIVEPMLTVLGMQAMVYDQLGIVQTRTGNRSVNNAPRNTYRTADGRWVAVSTSAQAVAERVMRLVGRPELIDEPWFATGAGRAAHADVLDEAVGAYIKAHDLAAVAAAFEAAQAAVAPVYDIADVFADPQFQARDSVTTAHDPVLGPVRMPAPLYRMSATPGRIRWTGRERGADTDEVLTGLGYPQHELDALRSEGVL; encoded by the coding sequence ATGACCGCCCTGACCGACCTGACCGTCGTCGACGCGTCCACCCTTTTCGCTGGTCCGCTGGCCGCGACGATCCTCGGGGACTACGGCGCCGACGTGCTGAAGATCGAGCATCCGGCCAAGGGCGACCCGGCCCGCGGCCACGGCCCGGCCAAGGACGGCGTCCCGCTCTGGTGGACCATGCTCGGCCGCAACAAGCGCACGATCACGCTGAATCTCGGCGATGCCCGGGGCGCGGCGATCGCCCGGAAGCTGCTGGCGGACGCGGACGTGCTGATCGAGAACTTCCGGCCGGGCACGCTGGAGCGCTGGGGGCTCGGCCCGGCGACGCTGCACGCGATCAACCCGAGGCTGGTCATCGCCCGGGTGACGACCTACGGCCAGTTCGGGCCGTATGCGAGCCGCCCCGGCTTCGGGACCCTGGCCGAGGCGATGAGCGGCTTCGCGGCCATCACCGGGGAGCCGGACGGCCCGCCGACGCTGCCGCCGTTCGGCCTGGCGGACGGGATCAGCGCGCTGACCTGCGCCCAGGCGATCATGACCGCGCTCTACCACCGGGACGTGCACGGGCAGCCCGGGCAGGTGATCGACCTGGCGATCGTCGAGCCGATGCTGACCGTGCTCGGCATGCAGGCGATGGTCTACGACCAGCTCGGCATCGTGCAGACCCGGACCGGGAACCGCTCGGTCAACAACGCCCCGCGCAACACCTACCGGACCGCCGACGGCCGGTGGGTCGCCGTCTCGACCAGCGCGCAGGCGGTCGCCGAGCGGGTGATGCGGCTGGTCGGGCGGCCCGAGCTGATCGACGAGCCGTGGTTCGCCACCGGCGCCGGGCGGGCCGCGCACGCCGACGTCCTGGACGAGGCGGTCGGCGCGTACATCAAAGCCCACGACCTGGCGGCGGTGGCGGCGGCGTTCGAGGCCGCGCAGGCCGCCGTCGCCCCGGTCTACGACATCGCGGACGTCTTCGCCGACCCGCAGTTCCAGGCGCGCGACTCGGTGACCACCGCGCACGACCCGGTGCTCGGGCCGGTGCGGATGCCCGCCCCGCTCTACCGCATGTCGGCGACGCCCGGCCGGATCCGCTGGACCGGCCGCGAGCGTGGCGCCGACACCGACGAGGTGCTCACCGGCCTCGGTTACCCCCAGCACGAGTTGGACGCGCTGCGCTCCGAAGGAGTCCTGTGA
- a CDS encoding dihydroorotase family protein: MSRYDLLVRGGTLVVPYVGTMRADLAVTDGRVAAIATSIPTSEAGQVVDATGRLVFPGAVDAHFHLGIYRPLAVDAAEETRSSLVGGATTVLSYFRTGQHYLNKTGPYATILPEVLDAVAGHAWTDYGFHLAPMDTTQVREIPALVEAGISSFKYYMFYKGFNLAADSRDAKAFTMSDEYDLGHLYQLMEAVSAAGAAADRRISLSLHCEQAELMRLFIDRIREAGDPQTLKAYSDARPPLTERVAIGEATTLARATNCSVNLLHLSSGEALAAAREARLAMPSVDMRFEVTLHHLCLSYDDLSGLGGKVNPPIRSRADTEALWAGVLDGTVNWVASDHACCQESSKGEELWPALPGFGGTALLYPILLSEGMHKRGLTPARVAELASANPARAYGLDGRKGNLLVGYDADLTIVDPDLEQEVTTDLLLSGQDHCPFEGRKVRGWPVATIVRGHLAYENGKPLGTPQGHFLAR, from the coding sequence ATGAGCCGGTATGACCTGTTGGTACGCGGCGGCACGCTGGTCGTCCCCTACGTCGGCACCATGCGCGCCGACCTGGCGGTGACGGACGGCCGGGTCGCCGCGATCGCCACCTCGATCCCCACGTCCGAGGCCGGCCAGGTGGTCGACGCCACCGGCCGGCTGGTCTTCCCCGGCGCCGTCGACGCCCACTTCCACCTGGGCATCTACCGCCCGCTCGCGGTCGACGCGGCCGAGGAGACCCGCTCCTCACTGGTCGGCGGGGCGACGACCGTGCTCTCGTACTTCCGCACCGGGCAGCACTACCTGAACAAGACCGGGCCGTACGCGACGATCCTGCCCGAGGTGCTGGACGCGGTCGCCGGGCACGCGTGGACCGACTACGGCTTCCACCTGGCGCCGATGGACACCACCCAGGTGCGGGAGATCCCCGCGCTGGTCGAGGCCGGGATCAGCTCGTTCAAGTACTACATGTTCTACAAGGGCTTCAACCTCGCCGCGGACTCCCGGGACGCCAAGGCGTTCACCATGAGCGACGAGTACGACCTCGGCCACCTCTACCAGCTGATGGAGGCGGTGTCCGCGGCCGGCGCCGCCGCCGACCGCCGGATCTCGCTCTCCCTGCACTGCGAGCAGGCCGAGCTCATGCGCCTGTTCATCGACCGGATCCGGGAGGCCGGCGACCCGCAGACCCTGAAGGCCTACTCGGACGCCCGGCCGCCACTCACCGAACGGGTCGCCATCGGCGAGGCCACCACCCTGGCCCGGGCCACCAACTGCTCGGTGAACCTGCTGCACCTGTCCTCCGGCGAAGCCCTGGCCGCGGCCCGCGAGGCCCGCCTGGCGATGCCGTCGGTGGACATGCGCTTCGAGGTGACCCTGCACCACCTGTGCCTGTCCTACGACGACCTGTCCGGCCTGGGCGGCAAGGTCAACCCGCCGATCCGTAGCCGGGCCGACACCGAGGCACTCTGGGCCGGCGTCCTGGACGGCACGGTCAACTGGGTGGCGTCGGACCACGCCTGCTGCCAGGAGTCGTCGAAGGGCGAGGAGCTGTGGCCCGCCCTGCCGGGCTTCGGCGGCACCGCCCTGCTCTACCCGATCCTGCTGAGCGAGGGCATGCACAAACGCGGCCTCACCCCGGCCCGGGTCGCCGAACTGGCCTCGGCGAACCCGGCCCGCGCGTACGGCCTGGACGGCCGCAAGGGCAACCTGCTGGTCGGCTACGACGCCGACCTGACCATCGTCGACCCGGACCTGGAACAGGAGGTCACCACCGACCTGCTGCTGTCCGGCCAGGACCACTGCCCGTTCGAGGGCCGCAAGGTCCGCGGCTGGCCGGTCGCCACCATCGTCCGCGGCCACCTCGCCTACGAGAACGGCAAACCCCTCGGCACCCCCCAGGGCCACTTCCTGGCCCGCTGA
- a CDS encoding acyl-CoA dehydrogenase, whose amino-acid sequence MIGDSIDPAHLQDVLDGRWAHIRQAVRDELGKAGFAVVHGETGEQARERISALIRQIPSDIGVASAFPKAYGGSDDPGGSVVAAEMLAYADLSLMVKAGVQWGLFGGAVVALGTERHHAEFLPGIISTEVMGCFAMTETGHGSDVQKLRTTCVYDPATGTFDLHTPHQAARKDYIGNAARDGRMAVVFAQLVTEGRSRGVHAWLVPIRDADGNPMPGVTLGDAGHKAGLLGVDNGRISFDHVTVPREMLLDRYGQVAADGTYTSPIENDTRRFFTMLGTLVRGRVTVGGAASAATREALTIAIRYGDSRRQFGVPGDDREVVLNDYLAHQRKLLPALATSYAYVFAQEELVGTLADVQSGPGPVDEHRQRELESRAAGLKAMQTWHATHTIQMCREACGGAGYLSENRLPALKADTDVFTTFEGDNTVLLQLVAKGLLTGYRDAFGSLDGWGRATFVAEQVREMVLERTAARGLIQRLVSAVPGRDEEVAVTDRGWHLTMFEDREKHVLEGAIRRLRNGAATKKDRPFDIFNDVQDHVLKTATAHIDRITLEAFVAGIERAADPGAKALLNRVCDLYALTVIEADKGWFLEHGRLTPARSKAVTGVVNDLLGELRPHLSTLVEAFAIPDEWLNAAILREEPARQEAMAEEDARHAAS is encoded by the coding sequence ATGATCGGCGACTCCATCGACCCGGCCCACCTGCAGGACGTCCTCGACGGGCGGTGGGCGCACATCCGGCAAGCGGTCCGTGACGAACTCGGCAAGGCCGGCTTCGCCGTGGTGCACGGCGAGACCGGCGAGCAGGCCCGGGAGCGGATCTCCGCGCTGATCCGGCAGATCCCGTCCGACATCGGCGTCGCGTCGGCGTTCCCGAAGGCCTACGGCGGGTCGGACGACCCGGGCGGCTCCGTGGTGGCGGCCGAGATGCTGGCGTACGCGGACCTGTCCCTGATGGTGAAGGCCGGCGTGCAGTGGGGCCTGTTCGGCGGGGCCGTCGTCGCGCTCGGCACCGAGCGTCACCACGCCGAGTTTCTGCCCGGCATCATCTCCACCGAGGTCATGGGCTGCTTCGCGATGACCGAGACCGGTCACGGCTCCGACGTGCAGAAACTGCGCACCACCTGTGTGTACGACCCGGCCACCGGCACGTTCGACCTGCACACCCCGCACCAGGCGGCCCGCAAGGACTACATCGGCAACGCGGCGCGGGACGGCCGGATGGCGGTCGTCTTCGCCCAGCTGGTCACCGAGGGCCGCAGCCGTGGCGTGCACGCCTGGCTGGTCCCGATCCGCGACGCCGACGGCAACCCGATGCCGGGCGTCACGCTGGGCGACGCCGGCCACAAGGCCGGCCTGCTCGGCGTCGACAACGGGCGGATCAGCTTCGACCACGTGACCGTGCCGCGCGAGATGCTGCTCGACCGCTACGGCCAGGTCGCCGCGGACGGCACCTACACCAGCCCGATCGAGAACGACACCCGCCGCTTCTTCACCATGCTGGGGACGCTGGTCCGCGGCCGGGTCACGGTGGGCGGCGCGGCTTCCGCCGCGACCAGAGAAGCATTGACAATCGCGATTCGGTACGGCGACAGCCGCCGCCAGTTCGGTGTGCCCGGCGACGACCGGGAGGTGGTGCTCAACGACTACCTCGCCCACCAGCGCAAACTGTTGCCGGCGCTGGCCACGTCGTACGCGTACGTGTTCGCCCAGGAGGAGTTGGTCGGCACCCTCGCCGACGTGCAGTCCGGCCCCGGCCCGGTCGACGAGCACCGCCAGCGTGAGCTGGAGTCCCGCGCCGCCGGCCTGAAAGCCATGCAGACCTGGCACGCCACGCACACGATCCAGATGTGCCGGGAGGCGTGCGGCGGCGCCGGCTACCTGTCGGAGAACCGGCTGCCCGCGCTGAAGGCCGACACCGACGTGTTCACCACGTTCGAGGGCGACAACACGGTCCTGCTGCAACTGGTCGCGAAGGGCCTGCTCACCGGCTACCGGGACGCGTTCGGCTCGCTCGACGGCTGGGGCCGGGCCACGTTCGTCGCCGAGCAGGTCCGCGAGATGGTCCTGGAGCGCACCGCCGCCCGCGGCCTGATCCAGCGCCTGGTCAGCGCGGTCCCGGGCCGCGACGAGGAGGTCGCGGTGACCGACCGCGGCTGGCACCTGACCATGTTCGAGGACCGCGAGAAGCACGTCCTGGAGGGCGCGATCCGCCGCCTGCGCAACGGCGCCGCGACCAAGAAGGACCGCCCGTTCGACATCTTCAACGACGTCCAGGACCACGTCCTGAAGACGGCCACCGCGCACATCGACCGGATCACCTTGGAAGCCTTCGTCGCCGGCATCGAACGGGCCGCCGACCCGGGCGCGAAAGCCCTGCTCAACCGGGTCTGCGACCTGTACGCCCTGACCGTGATCGAGGCCGACAAGGGCTGGTTCCTGGAGCACGGGCGCCTGACCCCGGCCCGCTCCAAGGCGGTCACCGGGGTCGTCAACGACCTGCTCGGCGAGCTGCGCCCGCACCTGTCGACGCTGGTGGAGGCGTTCGCGATCCCGGACGAGTGGCTGAACGCGGCGATCCTGCGCGAGGAGCCCGCCCGCCAGGAGGCGATGGCCGAGGAGGACGCGCGGCACGCCGCCTCGTGA